A stretch of DNA from Bradyrhizobium algeriense:
ACCAAGCGCGAGCGCGAGGTGCTGAGCCTGATCAGTGAAGGCTGCTCCAACAAGCAAGGTGCCTTGCGGATGAGTATCAGCCCAAGGACGTTCGAGAGCCATCGCGCCGAGGCCATGCGCAAGCTTGGCGCCCGCAACACCGCAGATCTTGTCCGCAAGGCGTTGCTGCAGCCCGCCTGATTTTTTCTGAAAATGATGCCTGCGACGCGCCGCTGAGCGGCGCGGTTTCAAGCTATCGATGTGCCGGAAGCGGGCAGGCTTGCTAGAGCATGATCCGGAAAAGTGGCCTCTGGTTTTCCCTCGGGACAAACGCGGAGCGTTTGCCCGGAGATCATGCTCAAATCAAAGAGATAGAACGGGATGACGATTCGAAGAAAAGTCATCCCGCTCTAGATCGCGCGTTCTGCCGTTCAGCAGAGGTCTTCCATGTAGGAGCGAGCGCGCGGCGCGGGCCGTAATGCGAGGGTGGGCCTGGGCTCTTCCGGGATGATCGTGATGGTCCACGCCGCCGGAACGCTCGACTTGTTTTCCACGATCGATCGAACGTGGCCTGTGACCGCCGATCCGGCCGAGCGCACGGTTGCGGTCCTGCCATTGAACTGGGCGATACGGAAACGCCGCACTTCCTTCTGATCGCTCGTTTCAAACGTGAACATGAGGGCACTCCGTTGGTCCCGGCACTATCCTCAGTCAACGTTATCCGGAGGTGAAAATCTCAAACCGTAGAAGTACGGCTAGCCCGCGTCGGCGGCGCGGAGCGAACCGGCTCTCGAAAAGATAATCTTGTGAGGTGCGCCGCTTGCAGGTCGTTGCATCGGCATCGGCGACGGACGTGCGGCGTGGCCCTGGAGGCAGCGATACGCTCCCGGCGGATGTCAGTCGGCTGAACCGGGAAACACCGCTTCCATCTTGGTCTTCAGCGTCGCGGCATTGAAGGGCTTGACGATGTAATTGTTGACGCCGGCCTTCTTCGCGGCAATGACGTTTTCGGTCTTGGATTCAGCCGTAATCATGATGAAGGGCGTCTTGGAGAATTCCGGGCTGGCGCGGACTTCCTTGAGCAGGTCGTAGCCGGTCATCGGCTCCATGTTCCAGTCGGAGATCACGAGGCCGTACCGCTTGGTCTGCATCTTGGCGAGCGCGGTCGATCCGTCGCTGGCCTCGTCGACATTCTCGAATCCCAGCTGCTTCAGAAGGTTGCGGATGATGCGGATCATGGTGCTGTAGTCATCGACCACCAGGATCGGCATCGACAAGTCAAAAGCCATGTTCCTTAACTCCGCGCAAACAGCAAGCCGCCGAACACAGGTGAATGCGCGTTGAACGCGAAAAGAGGATCGATTGTCTTTCCCGAACCCGCACCCGTCAGCACCGTGACAAGTATCAGGGCTCATTGAACAGCGCGTTAACTCGGCGCCGGGGTCGGAACGCCGCAGAGGCGGCGATCGGCCGTAACAATACGGTAAGATATCGGGGGATTGCGCAATCCTCGCGCGCAACGACGGCGAGATGCGTATCACAGATCGGGCTGCGCCGCCGTCGATCTCGGGAAGCGGTCATGCGGCCGCGCAGTGGATGCGCGGATGCAGCAGCCTCGTGTACTGCGACTTGACCGTCGCGTAGCACTCGCAGGAAGTCTTGATCAGGCCGTCCACGTTGGTGATTTCGATATGTCCGCGGCTGTAGTGGATGAAGTTTGCCTGCTGCAGCGTGTTGGCCACCAGCGAAACGCTGTTGCGGCGCGCGCCGATCATCTGGGCCATCGCTTCCTGGGTCAGGACGAGCTTGTCGCTGCCGGAGAGGTCGCGCGTATGCAACAGGCATCGCGCCAGCCGGGATTCCACCGTGTGCGAGGCGTTGCAGCCGGCGGTCTGCTGGATTTGCGCATAGACGGCGAGGCCATGCCGCGTCAGCGCGGTACGCAACGTGGCGCTCTGGTCTGCCGCAAGACGAAGCTGGTCGAGATCGATCGTCGAGGCGGCGCCGGGCACCAGCACCTCGGCGGTATTCAGTGCGACGGCGTCGCCGAGCGCGGAGAATGCACCGAAGATGCTGTCGCGGCCGATCATCGCGATCTGGACATGCTCGCCGCGTGCGAGCTTGACGACCAGCGAGATGACGCCCTTGTGCGGGAGGTATGCACGCTTGAGCGTTTCGTCGACTTCGACCAGCACCATGTCCTGGCTGAGATCGGCGGCGCGCAGATGCGGACGAAGCAATTCGAAATCGTCCGCGGTCAGCGAGGACAAAAATCCATTCTGAGAACGAGGGGCTGAATCCAAAGCAGTCTCCTGCCTTACGGGCCAAGCCGGTCTCTGACGTCTCATGCGTACAATCGGAAATGCAGCATGATCCTTGCATATTTTATTGGCAAGAAAAATTGGCAAATAGCCGCACGTTTTATTGGCAAGAAAAATTGGCAAATAGCCGCACGCCGTCGGCGCCGCGGTCGGGCCGTATTATAAAGCCGGATTATAAGGATAAAGAGGTGAGCGCCCGGCGGTCCCCGCCGCGATCGAGACCGCGGTCCGTGCACGCCGATTATCCGTGCGAGGACTTCCTGGATCGGCGGCAGTGCCTTGCGTCGCGCAAATTCCGCGCGGGCAACAACAGGCGCGACGAGCGGGGCTCGACCGGGTGAGACGCATTTGCGCGCAGCAGATCGCCAGGCATTTCATCAGCCGGGGCTGCATGCCGTGCCAGGTGTTTTCGCTCCGCTGGCTGCGGCCCGATCCGCGACGACGACGGCGGCCGTGCCGGCGCGACAATGGTCGCATTGGTCAGCGCCGACCCGTCGTCAAGTACCGCCGAGGCGGTTTCGAGATGCGGGCAGGGCGGCGCGAACGCCAGAGAAGCCGCGACAATCGAGAGGGCACAATGCCGCTTTCATCGAAGGCGATCGAACGTGTCTTGTCGGCCCGACGGCACGGTTATGGAACCGGCCTTATATACTGTAGAGGGCAGACAGACCGGGCGATTTGCGGCGCGATGGTGCACTGATTCGCAAGGCAAAACTGCCCTCGCGATTGGGTGGACGGTTGTCCCTTTTGGCAGGGATGGCTGAAAAGGCGCATTGAGCGTCCGACGCGGCGAGGGAGGTGGCTCATGCGGCGCATCTTGGTGGTCGATGACGATCCCATGGTCTGCGCGGCGATCGAGATCTATCTCGAGCGTCACGGCTTTGACGTGACGATAGCCGATGGCGGCGACGCCGGGCTTCGTGCGCTGGAAGACGCCGGCTTTGACCTGATGCTCGTCGACATCTTCATGCCGCACATGCGCGGCTTCGAATCGATCAGGATATTCCACGAGCGCGCGCCGACGATCCCCCTGATTGCGATGTCGGGATACGCCTTTGCCAACCTCGACTCGCCGGCGCCGGACTTTTTGCGCATGGCGCTCGAACTCGGCGCCGCGCGCTGCCTGCGCAAGCCGTTCACGCCGGGGGCGCTGCTGGCGCTCGTTAACGAATGTCTTGCCGAAGCCCGGTCCCGCTTCAGCGGCGTCGTCCAGTCGAACTAGCGGCTCGTCGCCGATCTTTCGCTGCCGGCCGGCGAGCGCTCGTTCGACGGCTCGATGCGCGGCTATCGGAGGCCTTTCGCAATCTCCCGCCTTGCGCGGCATCCGCCGGCGTCGTCGCCGCGACGGGGAGGAGAGCCTGCATCGTAGAACTCTGTTTACCATAAATGACATTGCTTCGGTTCGCCAGAACCTCCTCTCGCTGCAGTCGACTGACTTCTTCGACAACTCCGCTACCAACGAGGTTATTGCCAACCTGAGCAGCGCCTCGACCCTGCTGCGCTCCCAGGCTTCTGCCCTCGGTTCGAACCTGTCGATCGTGCAGATCCGTCAGGACTTCTCGAAGAACCTGATCAACGTGCTGCAGACCGGCTCGTCGAACCTGACGCTGGCCGACACCAACGAGGAAGCGGCGAACAGCCAGGCGCTGTCGACCCGCCAGTCGATCGCGGTGTCCGCGCTGGCGCTGGCCAACCAGTCGCAGCAGAGCGTGCTGCAGCTCCTGCGCTAAGCGGGATGGCGACGTCAGGCTACAAGGCTACGGCTTCATCGTCGTCGGTCGCGCAAGTGTCGTCGACCGTGCCGCCGCGAACGGCCCATGACGATATTTCGTTCACCATGTCCGTATTAGCACGGACAGCAAAATTAACGTAGCCGTGAAATCCGAAGGGTTAGTTTGCAGAAGGCCGATATTTGATTTCTTGGAAGGCATGCTCATATGGACGACCTGTTGCGGGAGTTCCTGACGGAGACCAGCGAGAGCCTGGATACGGTCGATAATCAGTTGGTGCGGTTCGAGCAGGACCCGAGCGACGCGAAGATCCTGGATAACATCTTCCGGCTGGTCCACACCATCAAGGGCACCTGCGGCTTCCTGGGGCTGCCGCGGCTGGAAGCGCTGGCCCATGCCGGCGAGACGCTGATGGGCAAATTCCGAGACGGCATGCCGGTCAAGGCCGAAGCCGTGACGCTGATCCTGTCCTCGATCGACCGCATCAAGGAAATCCTCGCCGGCCTCGAGGCCACCGAGACCGAACCCGAAGGCACCGACGAAGACCTGATCGAGAAGCTGCATGCGATGGCCGAAGGCGCCAAGCATGCGGCGGCCGAAGCGCCCGCTCAACCCGCACCTGTCCCCGTGGTCGCCGCACCGCCGGTGCAGCCCGCAATGACGGCGGGCACCCTGGTGGACCAGGTGCTGGAGCGCCCCTTGCGTCCCGGCGAGGTCTCGCTCGACGACCTCGAACGCGCCTTCCGCGAGACCGAGATCGAAGCCGCGCCCGCGCCCAAACCCGCGCCGGCCCCCGTCGCCAAGCCGGCCGCACCGGCGCCCGCCGCCGCCAAGCCGGCCGCGCCGGAAGCCAAGGAAGTTGCCAAGGAAACCGCCAAGGAAACCGCGAAGGCAAAGCCGGCCAAGCGCGCCGCCGTCGCCGACACCGACGTCCAGGAAGCCGACAAGATCGCCAACCAGTCGATCCGCGTCAACGTCGACACGCTCGAACATCTGATGACCATGGTCTCCGAGCTGGTGTTGACGCGCAACCAGCTTTTGGAAATCTCCCGCCGCAACGAGGACACCGAGTTCAAGGTGCCGCTGCAGCGTTTGTCGAACGTCACCGCCGAGCTGCAGGAAGGCGTCATGAAGACGCGGATGCAGCCGATCGGCAATGCCTGGCAGAAGCTGCCGCGCATCGTCCGCGACCTCTCCGGCGAACTCGGCAAGCAGATCGAACTCGAGATGCACGGCGCCGATACCGAACTCGATCGGCAGGTGCTCGACCTGATCAAGGATCCGTTGACGCACATGGTGCGCAACTCCGCCGACCACGGCCTGGAGACCCCGGCCGAGCGCGTCGCCAACGGCAAGGGCGAGCAGGGCACCATCCGCCTTTCCG
This window harbors:
- a CDS encoding response regulator, producing MAFDLSMPILVVDDYSTMIRIIRNLLKQLGFENVDEASDGSTALAKMQTKRYGLVISDWNMEPMTGYDLLKEVRASPEFSKTPFIMITAESKTENVIAAKKAGVNNYIVKPFNAATLKTKMEAVFPGSAD
- a CDS encoding response regulator, whose translation is MRRILVVDDDPMVCAAIEIYLERHGFDVTIADGGDAGLRALEDAGFDLMLVDIFMPHMRGFESIRIFHERAPTIPLIAMSGYAFANLDSPAPDFLRMALELGAARCLRKPFTPGALLALVNECLAEARSRFSGVVQSN
- a CDS encoding Crp/Fnr family transcriptional regulator is translated as MRRQRPAWPVRQETALDSAPRSQNGFLSSLTADDFELLRPHLRAADLSQDMVLVEVDETLKRAYLPHKGVISLVVKLARGEHVQIAMIGRDSIFGAFSALGDAVALNTAEVLVPGAASTIDLDQLRLAADQSATLRTALTRHGLAVYAQIQQTAGCNASHTVESRLARCLLHTRDLSGSDKLVLTQEAMAQMIGARRNSVSLVANTLQQANFIHYSRGHIEITNVDGLIKTSCECYATVKSQYTRLLHPRIHCAAA